A DNA window from Halogeometricum borinquense DSM 11551 contains the following coding sequences:
- a CDS encoding phage tail protein, producing MSKASQPISNTQFDVELDGTNIPGVVEVKLPEKNVQTHNYREGTDIASGTKHLGEVTYTKLEFARSADKKNSALDDWLKAAEEGRENDAKKQIAVLLKDRTGQTVARYNMEGAMVIQYSPPNLNATPGGDQIAVETFVVDFDTMQVDRS from the coding sequence ATGTCCAAAGCATCACAACCCATCTCAAACACTCAATTCGACGTCGAACTCGACGGGACGAACATCCCGGGCGTCGTCGAAGTCAAGCTCCCTGAGAAGAACGTCCAAACGCACAACTACCGAGAGGGTACCGACATCGCCTCCGGGACGAAGCACCTGGGCGAAGTCACGTACACCAAACTCGAGTTCGCACGAAGTGCGGACAAAAAGAACTCAGCCCTCGACGACTGGCTCAAAGCAGCCGAGGAAGGCCGCGAAAACGATGCGAAAAAGCAGATCGCGGTTCTGCTCAAGGACCGAACCGGCCAGACGGTCGCTCGCTACAACATGGAAGGGGCGATGGTCATCCAGTACAGCCCCCCGAACCTCAACGCGACCCCTGGTGGCGACCAGATCGCTGTTGAGACCTTCGTCGTCGACTTCGACACGATGCAAGTCGACCGCTCCTAA